In Pseudoliparis swirei isolate HS2019 ecotype Mariana Trench chromosome 9, NWPU_hadal_v1, whole genome shotgun sequence, a genomic segment contains:
- the LOC130200123 gene encoding uncharacterized protein LOC130200123 — protein MRLRALLESGSWTFVAAENFRKRSERAKRLNPNSCRGTKMSNTLTCCVSGCRTRHTSKSKRRLYRIPSGSGPYQAYQRQLWVEAIQRANGSTDELEGNVRICSAHFKSRQVSMYPTSPSFAPTVFRGSRARARRQRAKRQSNVEMEEQTTPPRVDSLVDLHPYVLMKVLQTQSTPSMPQGGETLTKEPETETTPVKCEASPSVHAPAGMPKLDKSLIVLLKHIYVPASGYRCEQCDESFPETPQLMKHKRLHDEEISVVCEKCGTFFASQPDLIEHQCVPEPSLPCNVCDRTFTTSYNLKRHKLLHVKDGRKCPTCSVLFCQRHNHILYRPSAATITEYEEDPATAKPKKAQRSLMPETRLLVLPETSQNADLDPDALSNKTVLPGPLSTTRKTPASPATISSEIHVPVFPKAPSASGPPPLLPEISREPKSSKKPPDLSWFRLLRPNRPETFVQPLLPKHSELPPSLKIFSPLYLRSALLEVTRNYEYILSKPVGVKKNIVKEEQSELPLIPPD, from the exons ATGAGGCTGCGCGCGCTTCTTGAAAGCGGAAGTTGGACGTTTGTTGCTGCCGAGAACTTCCGGAAGAGAAGCGAACGAGCTAAACGACTGAATCCGAATAGTTGTAGAGGAACAAAAATGTCGAACACGTTGACCTGTTGCGTGTCTGGCTGTAGAACTCGCCACACCTCAAAAAGCAAACGGAGACTGTACCGAATCCCGTCTGGATCTGGGCCGTATCAGGCCTATCAGAGACAGTTGTGGGTCGAAGCGATCCAGCGAGCGAACGGCAGCACCGATGAGCTCGAAGGAAACGTTCGTATTTGCAGCGCTCATTTTAAGTCAA GGCAAGTCTCCATGTACCCAACCAGCCCCAGCTTTGCGCCTACGGTGTTTCGCGGTTCACGGGCTCGGGCCCGCCGACAAAGGGCCAAAAG gcaATCCAATGTGGAAATGGAAGAACAAACAACTCCACCCAGAGTTGACTCTCTCGTGGACCTCCATCCCTATGTTTTGATGAAGGTGCTACAGACACAATCAACTCCATCAATGCCACAG GGTGGAGAAACGTTGACGAAAGAGCCTGAGACTGAAACTACACCAGTCAAATGCGAGGCGTCGCCGTCAGTTCATGCTCCGGCAGGAATGCCAAAACTAGACAAAAGTCTAATTGTGCTCCTAAAACACATATATGTTCCAGCAAGTGGATATCGGTGTGAGCAGTGCGATGAGAGCTTCCCCGAGACACCACAGCTCATGAAGCACAAACGACTGCACGATGAAGAAATCTCCGTTGTCTGTGAGAAATGTGGAACGTTTTTCGCAAGTCAGCCAGATTTGATTGAGCACCAGTGTGTCCCCGAGCCTTCCTTGCCGTGCAACGTGTGTGATCGTACTTTCACCACAAGTTATAACCTCAAGCGTCATAAACTGCTGCATGTCAAAGACGGCAGGAAGTGTCCTACGTGTTCCGTGTTGTTCTGTCAGCGCCATAATCACATCTTATACCGGCCATCGGCCGCGACGATAACCGAGTACGAAGAGGATCCCGCCACCGCTAAACCTAAAAAGGCACAACGTAGTTTGATGCCAGAAACCCGTCTGCTGGTGCTGCCCGAGACAAGCCAGAATGCGGACCTGGATCCAGATGCTCTGAGCAACAAGACTGTTTTGCCTGGACCGTTGTCCACGACCCGGAAGACGCCGGCGTCACCAGCAACAATCTCATCAGAAATCCACGTCCCAGTGTTCCCAAAAGCTCCCTCTGCGTCAGGCCCACCGCCGCTATTACCCGAGATCTCAAGGGAACCCAAGAGCTCAAAGAAACCTCCAGACTTGTCTTGGTTTAGGCTACTTCGGCCCAACCGTCCTGAGACATTCGTTCAGCCCCTTCTCCCCAAACACTCAGAGCTCCCACCCTCACTAAAGATCTTTTCACCACTGTACCTCAGATCAGCGTTACTTGAGGTTACAAGAAattatgaatacattttaagCAAACCAGTAGGTGTTAAGAAGAATATTGTGAAGGAGGAACAAAGCGAGCTGCCACTGATTCCTCCAGATTAG
- the LOC130199482 gene encoding protein-serine O-palmitoleoyltransferase porcupine-like isoform X2, which yields MGAFSRQKFFQQLAHGCLLPTAQQGLEQVWQLLVICLLCRLLWMLGLPSFVKHLSTVAGGFYTLYLFFELHMIWVVLLSLLCYLFLFLCRHSTMRGTFLSITVLIYLLLGELHMTDTTNWHKMRGSQMVVAMKAISLAFDLDSGVVTSVPSPIEFMGYIYFVGTVIFGPWISFNSYKEALEGRKMSLSWLLKVFVSWVKSQICLVISNCVAPYLFPYFIPVYGDKLLRGKKRRKIRWLLAYENTMSFHFSNYFVGYLSETTTTLAGAGFTEEKENLKWDMTVSEPLNIEFPRSMVEVVTSWNLPMSRFLHTYVFKSALKFGTFSAIMVTYTASAFLHGLSFHLGAVLMSLGFITYIEHVLRKRLAAIFNACILSMRCQPNCTHRNKKKLWVYVINIAFSALAILHLTYLGSVFNSSVDYMEDDEDDITHQTIQKWSALSWTSHWVTFGCWILYRLIL from the exons ATGGGAGCATTCAGCCGACAGAAGTTCTTCCAACAGCTTGCTCATGGCTGCCTGCTGCCTACAGCTCAGCAGGGCCTGGAGCAAGTGTGGCAGCTGCTGGTTATCTGCCTGCTGTGTCGGCTTCTCTGGATGTTGG GCCTCCCTTCTTTTGTGAAACACCTGTCCACAGTAGCAGGAGGTTTCTACACTCTCTACCTGTTCTTTGAGCTTCATATGATCTGGGTGGTCCTTCTCAGCCTTCTCTGctacctcttcctcttcctgtgccGCCACTCTACCATGCGAGGCACCTTCCTCTCCATCACTGTGCTCATCTATCTGCTGCTGGG AGAGCTGCACATGACGGACACCACCAACTGGCACAAGATGAGAG GTTCACAGATGGTGGTTGCCATGAAAGCCATCTCTCTGGCCTTCGATCTGGACAGCGGCGTCGTGACCAGCGTCCCGTCGCCCATCGAGTTCATGGGCTATATTTACTTTGTGGGCACAGTCATCTTTGGTCCCTGGATCAGCTTCAACAGCTACAAAGAAGCTTTGGAAGGACGTAAGATG AGCTTGTCATGGCTGTTAAAAGTGTTTGTTAGCTGGGTGAAGAGCCAGATCTGCCTTGTTATTTCCAACTGCGTGGCACCCTACCTCTTCCCTTATTTCATACCGGTCTATGGAGACAAGCTACTGCGAGG taaaaagaggaggaagatcag GTGGTTGCTGGCGTATGAGAACACAATGTCTTTCCACTTCAGCAACTATTTTGTTGGTTATTTGAGTGAGACCACCACCACTTTGGCGGGAGCAGGCTTcacagaggagaaagaaaacctCAAATG GGATATGACTGTATCCGAGCCACTGAATATAGAATTCCCCCGGTCGATGGTGGAGGTGGTAACATCGTGGAATCTGCCCATGTCTCGCTTTCTGCACACCT ATGTTTTCAAGAGTGCTCTCAAATTTGGGACGTTCTCCGCCATCATGGTGACGTATACAGCCAGCGCTTTCCTGCAC GGTTTGAGCTTTCATCTGGGTGCAGTACTTATGTCTCTGGGGTTCATCACGTACATTGAGCACG tgTTGCGGAAGAGGCTCGCAGCCATTTTTAATGCCTGTATCCTGTCAATGAGATGCCAGCCAAACTGCACTCACCGGAACAAAAAG AAGCTGTGGGTGTATGTGATTAACATCGCATTCAGCGCGTTGGCGATACTCCACCTGACGTACCTGGGCTCTGTGTTCAACTCCAGTGTGGACTACATGGAGGATGATGAG gatgacatcacccatCAAACCATCCAGAAGTGGTCCGCGCTGAGCTGGACAAGCCACTGGGTCACATTTGGATGCTGGATATTGTACCGCCTCATTCTCTAA
- the LOC130199482 gene encoding protein-serine O-palmitoleoyltransferase porcupine-like isoform X1, which translates to MGAFSRQKFFQQLAHGCLLPTAQQGLEQVWQLLVICLLCRLLWMLGLPSFVKHLSTVAGGFYTLYLFFELHMIWVVLLSLLCYLFLFLCRHSTMRGTFLSITVLIYLLLGELHMTDTTNWHKMRGSQMVVAMKAISLAFDLDSGVVTSVPSPIEFMGYIYFVGTVIFGPWISFNSYKEALEGRKMSLSWLLKVFVSWVKSQICLVISNCVAPYLFPYFIPVYGDKLLRGKKRRKIRGTPAKWLLAYENTMSFHFSNYFVGYLSETTTTLAGAGFTEEKENLKWDMTVSEPLNIEFPRSMVEVVTSWNLPMSRFLHTYVFKSALKFGTFSAIMVTYTASAFLHGLSFHLGAVLMSLGFITYIEHVLRKRLAAIFNACILSMRCQPNCTHRNKKKLWVYVINIAFSALAILHLTYLGSVFNSSVDYMEDDEDDITHQTIQKWSALSWTSHWVTFGCWILYRLIL; encoded by the exons ATGGGAGCATTCAGCCGACAGAAGTTCTTCCAACAGCTTGCTCATGGCTGCCTGCTGCCTACAGCTCAGCAGGGCCTGGAGCAAGTGTGGCAGCTGCTGGTTATCTGCCTGCTGTGTCGGCTTCTCTGGATGTTGG GCCTCCCTTCTTTTGTGAAACACCTGTCCACAGTAGCAGGAGGTTTCTACACTCTCTACCTGTTCTTTGAGCTTCATATGATCTGGGTGGTCCTTCTCAGCCTTCTCTGctacctcttcctcttcctgtgccGCCACTCTACCATGCGAGGCACCTTCCTCTCCATCACTGTGCTCATCTATCTGCTGCTGGG AGAGCTGCACATGACGGACACCACCAACTGGCACAAGATGAGAG GTTCACAGATGGTGGTTGCCATGAAAGCCATCTCTCTGGCCTTCGATCTGGACAGCGGCGTCGTGACCAGCGTCCCGTCGCCCATCGAGTTCATGGGCTATATTTACTTTGTGGGCACAGTCATCTTTGGTCCCTGGATCAGCTTCAACAGCTACAAAGAAGCTTTGGAAGGACGTAAGATG AGCTTGTCATGGCTGTTAAAAGTGTTTGTTAGCTGGGTGAAGAGCCAGATCTGCCTTGTTATTTCCAACTGCGTGGCACCCTACCTCTTCCCTTATTTCATACCGGTCTATGGAGACAAGCTACTGCGAGG taaaaagaggaggaagatcag AGGTACACCGGCAAA GTGGTTGCTGGCGTATGAGAACACAATGTCTTTCCACTTCAGCAACTATTTTGTTGGTTATTTGAGTGAGACCACCACCACTTTGGCGGGAGCAGGCTTcacagaggagaaagaaaacctCAAATG GGATATGACTGTATCCGAGCCACTGAATATAGAATTCCCCCGGTCGATGGTGGAGGTGGTAACATCGTGGAATCTGCCCATGTCTCGCTTTCTGCACACCT ATGTTTTCAAGAGTGCTCTCAAATTTGGGACGTTCTCCGCCATCATGGTGACGTATACAGCCAGCGCTTTCCTGCAC GGTTTGAGCTTTCATCTGGGTGCAGTACTTATGTCTCTGGGGTTCATCACGTACATTGAGCACG tgTTGCGGAAGAGGCTCGCAGCCATTTTTAATGCCTGTATCCTGTCAATGAGATGCCAGCCAAACTGCACTCACCGGAACAAAAAG AAGCTGTGGGTGTATGTGATTAACATCGCATTCAGCGCGTTGGCGATACTCCACCTGACGTACCTGGGCTCTGTGTTCAACTCCAGTGTGGACTACATGGAGGATGATGAG gatgacatcacccatCAAACCATCCAGAAGTGGTCCGCGCTGAGCTGGACAAGCCACTGGGTCACATTTGGATGCTGGATATTGTACCGCCTCATTCTCTAA
- the LOC130199482 gene encoding protein-serine O-palmitoleoyltransferase porcupine-like isoform X3, which yields MGAFSRQKFFQQLAHGCLLPTAQQGLEQVWQLLVICLLCRLLWMLGSQMVVAMKAISLAFDLDSGVVTSVPSPIEFMGYIYFVGTVIFGPWISFNSYKEALEGRKMSLSWLLKVFVSWVKSQICLVISNCVAPYLFPYFIPVYGDKLLRGKKRRKIRGTPAKWLLAYENTMSFHFSNYFVGYLSETTTTLAGAGFTEEKENLKWDMTVSEPLNIEFPRSMVEVVTSWNLPMSRFLHTYVFKSALKFGTFSAIMVTYTASAFLHGLSFHLGAVLMSLGFITYIEHVLRKRLAAIFNACILSMRCQPNCTHRNKKKLWVYVINIAFSALAILHLTYLGSVFNSSVDYMEDDEDDITHQTIQKWSALSWTSHWVTFGCWILYRLIL from the exons ATGGGAGCATTCAGCCGACAGAAGTTCTTCCAACAGCTTGCTCATGGCTGCCTGCTGCCTACAGCTCAGCAGGGCCTGGAGCAAGTGTGGCAGCTGCTGGTTATCTGCCTGCTGTGTCGGCTTCTCTGGATGTTGG GTTCACAGATGGTGGTTGCCATGAAAGCCATCTCTCTGGCCTTCGATCTGGACAGCGGCGTCGTGACCAGCGTCCCGTCGCCCATCGAGTTCATGGGCTATATTTACTTTGTGGGCACAGTCATCTTTGGTCCCTGGATCAGCTTCAACAGCTACAAAGAAGCTTTGGAAGGACGTAAGATG AGCTTGTCATGGCTGTTAAAAGTGTTTGTTAGCTGGGTGAAGAGCCAGATCTGCCTTGTTATTTCCAACTGCGTGGCACCCTACCTCTTCCCTTATTTCATACCGGTCTATGGAGACAAGCTACTGCGAGG taaaaagaggaggaagatcag AGGTACACCGGCAAA GTGGTTGCTGGCGTATGAGAACACAATGTCTTTCCACTTCAGCAACTATTTTGTTGGTTATTTGAGTGAGACCACCACCACTTTGGCGGGAGCAGGCTTcacagaggagaaagaaaacctCAAATG GGATATGACTGTATCCGAGCCACTGAATATAGAATTCCCCCGGTCGATGGTGGAGGTGGTAACATCGTGGAATCTGCCCATGTCTCGCTTTCTGCACACCT ATGTTTTCAAGAGTGCTCTCAAATTTGGGACGTTCTCCGCCATCATGGTGACGTATACAGCCAGCGCTTTCCTGCAC GGTTTGAGCTTTCATCTGGGTGCAGTACTTATGTCTCTGGGGTTCATCACGTACATTGAGCACG tgTTGCGGAAGAGGCTCGCAGCCATTTTTAATGCCTGTATCCTGTCAATGAGATGCCAGCCAAACTGCACTCACCGGAACAAAAAG AAGCTGTGGGTGTATGTGATTAACATCGCATTCAGCGCGTTGGCGATACTCCACCTGACGTACCTGGGCTCTGTGTTCAACTCCAGTGTGGACTACATGGAGGATGATGAG gatgacatcacccatCAAACCATCCAGAAGTGGTCCGCGCTGAGCTGGACAAGCCACTGGGTCACATTTGGATGCTGGATATTGTACCGCCTCATTCTCTAA